One Sediminicola sp. YIK13 DNA segment encodes these proteins:
- a CDS encoding M28 family peptidase — MRRLLVHIVLFSFSYLATAQSNDGFLAQSQTTEKQVEDYFLKTVDFDQYKIHLKTLTQKPHVAGSKANEEVRDYMANVMKNAGLKVELYPYDIYMSKNPGSSLIELVTPIREPLNQQEFILEGDAYSSSADLWKGWNAYSGSGDVTAEVVYANYGTKEDFEKLKELGVSVKGKIVLARYGQNFRGYKAKFAEENGAAGLIIYTDPADSGFTKGLVYPEGVYSNESAIQRGSVLTEEFTGDPLTPYEPALPLDGKKKIKRLDPKDTNMHTIPVTPIGYGSAQKILGLMSGKVVPEGWQGGLPFTYRLDGGDELKLRLMVDQKRDFVRVHNVVGTIKGTEYPDEWIILGCHYDAWGYGATDPNSGTAMLLGLSESLGKLAKEGKGPKRSILIAHWDAEEHGVIGSAEWVEQMKDELNAKAVAYLNFDGGVSGKKFGASASPTLKKVLVEASKEVNYPETEKTVYEVWKGDKDAPKIGNLGGGSDHIGFYMHVGVPSLSGGTSGPTLYHTNYDSFGFYEKFVDPSFKMGPMVEQLVGIMTLRLANAEIIPYDVKRYATDLKLHFEKATAGVKSFDTNFEGFDLVDSSLVKLEEVAARFETRLTTVLNNGSLSKNEINSINSKMLALEKSFIDSKGMYYGDWYKSLYASTDPFSGYASWMLPGIEYEISLKSSDRLEEWDMRYSKAIDNLSSKINVLISELN; from the coding sequence ATGAGAAGATTACTAGTACACATTGTCCTATTTTCATTCAGTTATTTAGCAACTGCACAATCCAATGATGGTTTTCTGGCCCAGTCACAGACCACTGAAAAACAAGTGGAAGATTATTTTTTGAAAACTGTGGATTTTGATCAGTATAAGATCCATCTAAAGACATTGACACAAAAACCACACGTGGCCGGAAGTAAGGCCAATGAGGAAGTGAGGGATTACATGGCCAATGTGATGAAAAATGCAGGATTGAAAGTAGAACTATATCCTTATGATATCTATATGTCAAAGAATCCCGGTAGCTCATTGATAGAACTGGTTACCCCTATCCGGGAACCCCTGAATCAACAAGAGTTTATTTTGGAAGGTGATGCCTATTCTTCCAGTGCCGACCTATGGAAAGGGTGGAATGCCTATTCGGGTAGTGGGGATGTAACGGCAGAAGTCGTGTATGCCAATTACGGTACTAAGGAAGACTTTGAAAAATTGAAGGAACTCGGCGTTTCCGTTAAGGGCAAAATTGTCCTGGCCAGATATGGACAAAACTTTAGGGGCTATAAAGCAAAATTTGCAGAGGAAAATGGTGCGGCCGGACTCATTATATACACTGATCCGGCAGATAGTGGTTTTACAAAAGGATTGGTGTACCCAGAAGGAGTGTATTCCAACGAAAGTGCCATACAACGTGGGTCAGTACTCACAGAGGAATTTACAGGAGATCCATTGACTCCTTATGAGCCAGCTCTTCCTTTAGATGGAAAGAAAAAAATTAAACGTCTGGATCCCAAGGATACCAATATGCATACCATACCGGTAACGCCTATTGGTTACGGGTCTGCCCAAAAAATATTAGGACTAATGTCCGGCAAAGTAGTTCCGGAAGGGTGGCAAGGCGGACTTCCTTTTACTTATCGATTGGATGGGGGAGATGAATTGAAATTGCGTTTGATGGTGGATCAAAAAAGGGATTTTGTTAGGGTTCATAACGTAGTGGGTACCATAAAGGGTACTGAATATCCTGATGAATGGATAATTCTAGGGTGTCATTATGATGCTTGGGGGTACGGTGCTACCGATCCCAATAGTGGAACGGCAATGTTATTGGGTCTTAGCGAATCGTTGGGAAAACTAGCCAAAGAAGGCAAAGGGCCAAAGCGCTCCATATTGATTGCCCATTGGGATGCTGAAGAGCATGGGGTAATAGGTTCGGCGGAATGGGTAGAACAAATGAAAGATGAACTTAACGCCAAGGCGGTGGCCTATCTCAATTTTGATGGGGGAGTATCTGGTAAGAAGTTTGGGGCATCGGCCTCGCCAACTTTAAAGAAGGTATTGGTGGAAGCTTCCAAAGAAGTGAATTATCCAGAAACAGAGAAAACGGTTTACGAGGTCTGGAAAGGAGATAAGGACGCCCCTAAAATTGGAAATCTTGGTGGCGGCTCGGATCATATAGGGTTTTATATGCATGTGGGAGTACCCTCTTTAAGTGGTGGTACATCCGGTCCAACATTGTATCATACCAATTATGACAGTTTTGGTTTTTATGAAAAATTTGTAGATCCTTCATTTAAAATGGGGCCTATGGTGGAGCAACTGGTAGGAATAATGACGTTGAGGTTGGCCAATGCGGAAATTATTCCATACGATGTAAAAAGATATGCGACAGACCTTAAGTTACATTTTGAAAAGGCAACTGCCGGTGTAAAGTCATTTGACACAAATTTTGAGGGTTTTGATCTTGTGGATTCTTCCCTGGTGAAATTGGAAGAGGTCGCTGCCCGATTCGAGACAAGGTTGACCACTGTGTTGAACAATGGTAGTCTGTCTAAAAATGAGATCAACTCTATCAATTCAAAAATGCTGGCCCTAGAAAAAAGCTTTATTGATTCTAAGGGGATGTATTATGGGGATTGGTACAAATCCCTTTACGCTTCCACTGATCCGTTCAGTGGCTATGCCTCATGGATGCTGCCGGGTATAGAATATGAAATATCCCTAAAATCATCAGACCGACTAGAGGAATGGGACATGCGATATAGCAAGGCCATTGATAATTTAAGCTCTAAGATCAATGTATTGATATCTGAATTGAACTAA
- the msrA gene encoding peptide-methionine (S)-S-oxide reductase MsrA → MKMFKIIMVSAIALFSTSCQSKNKDQKPQVDKVAYNDQDLKEYETAYFASGCFWCVEAVFESVKGVKEVISGYAGGTELNPTYEQVAMGQTSHAEAVEVYYDPKVVSYETLVKVFFGSQDPTTLNRQGPDRGAQYRSIAFYKNDGEKKIIVDYIAKLTKDKVYNNPIVTEVSPFTKFYIAEDYHQDYERKHPNNPYIQGVSVPRLKRFQKKFPELLKTDAH, encoded by the coding sequence ATGAAGATGTTTAAAATTATTATGGTAAGTGCCATTGCCTTGTTCAGCACCAGTTGCCAATCAAAAAATAAAGATCAGAAACCACAGGTTGATAAGGTGGCCTATAATGATCAGGACCTTAAAGAATATGAAACGGCTTATTTTGCCAGTGGCTGTTTTTGGTGTGTGGAGGCCGTTTTTGAAAGTGTAAAAGGTGTTAAAGAAGTGATATCTGGCTATGCAGGTGGCACTGAGTTGAATCCCACATATGAACAAGTTGCAATGGGACAGACTTCCCATGCTGAGGCTGTTGAAGTATATTACGACCCAAAAGTAGTTTCTTATGAAACCTTGGTAAAAGTATTCTTCGGATCCCAAGACCCAACTACCTTAAATAGACAAGGGCCCGACAGAGGGGCACAATACAGATCTATTGCTTTCTATAAAAATGATGGGGAGAAAAAAATAATAGTGGACTATATAGCAAAATTAACAAAGGATAAGGTTTACAATAACCCAATTGTAACAGAAGTATCCCCGTTTACTAAATTCTATATTGCGGAAGATTATCATCAGGATTATGAAAGGAAACATCCCAACAATCCATACATACAAGGTGTTTCAGTTCCAAGATTAAAAAGGTTTCAGAAAAAATTTCCAGAACTTTTAAAAACGGATGCGCATTGA
- a CDS encoding CBM9 family sugar-binding protein: MKKLLVIFLSFMVWSCSSDKKVDHQIIDVKKASKSPNIDGKDMDDCWNKAEWLAMDQNWLGNAYTYKDFSGRYKLSWDESALYILAEITDDVLYDQYGDPLKLWWDDDCVEVFIDEDNSGGPHQFSHNAFAYHIALDGNVVDLAPDELPRLYNDHITSVRTTNGQTSTWEIAVKIYDDSYVDGEENSPKNLEINKKVGFAIAYCDNDGSKERENFIGSVFVPGEDKNQGYKDANIFGTLVLLE; the protein is encoded by the coding sequence ATGAAAAAGCTGTTAGTAATATTTTTGTCTTTCATGGTCTGGAGCTGTTCTTCCGACAAAAAGGTAGACCATCAAATCATAGATGTTAAGAAAGCGAGCAAAAGCCCAAATATAGATGGGAAAGATATGGACGATTGCTGGAACAAGGCAGAGTGGCTTGCCATGGACCAAAATTGGTTGGGAAACGCTTACACCTACAAGGATTTTAGTGGCCGGTACAAATTAAGTTGGGATGAAAGTGCATTATATATCTTAGCGGAAATCACCGATGACGTCTTATATGACCAGTATGGTGATCCATTAAAATTGTGGTGGGACGATGACTGCGTTGAAGTTTTTATAGATGAAGACAACTCAGGTGGCCCACATCAGTTTAGCCATAATGCTTTTGCTTATCATATTGCTTTGGACGGTAATGTTGTTGATCTGGCCCCTGATGAATTACCACGGTTGTACAACGACCATATAACATCCGTAAGAACCACCAATGGGCAGACCAGCACCTGGGAAATTGCTGTTAAAATATACGATGACAGTTATGTTGATGGAGAAGAAAATAGTCCGAAAAATTTAGAGATAAATAAAAAGGTTGGTTTTGCCATTGCCTATTGCGATAATGATGGCAGCAAAGAACGCGAAAATTTTATCGGGTCTGTATTTGTACCTGGGGAGGACAAAAATCAAGGATATAAAGATGCTAATATCTTTGGAACCTTGGTCTTATTGGAATAA
- a CDS encoding aldose epimerase family protein — MKQITIKNEYISLTVLEYGAIIQKMTVKDKHGKEQNVVVGHDNPVDYLSDENALGACIGRYAGRISRGGFHLNDEFYPLPNKNGVHLHGGKIGFGKKYWTLIESHSGNNPFIKLSYKSEDLEEGYPGNLEAFVTYKLIDNSLHILHEAQTDKTTVINLTNHSYFKLDDENSIAHYDMELKSQGFLEVDEQLVPTGRIKKVVNTQNDFLSRKKIGSIRLDTPFIVKPHCEHAVTVSSDVSGIIMKVTTNQPAVVIYTPATFPAICFETQNYPDAPNQSNFPSSILEPGELYKNESTFDFGTL; from the coding sequence TTGAAACAAATTACCATTAAAAACGAATATATATCCTTAACTGTTTTGGAATACGGGGCCATTATCCAAAAAATGACGGTAAAAGATAAACATGGTAAGGAACAGAATGTAGTTGTAGGACATGATAATCCAGTAGACTATTTAAGTGATGAAAATGCCCTAGGTGCGTGCATCGGAAGATATGCAGGAAGGATTTCGCGAGGTGGATTTCATTTGAATGACGAATTCTACCCCTTGCCAAATAAAAATGGGGTGCACTTGCATGGCGGCAAAATAGGGTTTGGGAAGAAATATTGGACCCTGATTGAATCGCATTCAGGGAACAATCCCTTTATAAAACTCTCTTACAAGAGCGAAGATTTGGAGGAAGGGTACCCAGGTAACCTTGAAGCTTTTGTCACCTATAAATTGATAGACAATTCCCTGCATATTTTACATGAAGCTCAGACCGATAAAACAACAGTCATCAACCTGACCAACCACTCCTACTTTAAGTTGGATGATGAAAATTCCATAGCCCATTATGATATGGAATTAAAATCTCAAGGCTTTCTGGAAGTAGATGAACAATTGGTGCCAACAGGAAGGATCAAAAAGGTTGTGAATACCCAGAATGATTTTTTGTCCAGAAAAAAAATAGGTTCTATCCGTCTGGACACCCCTTTCATTGTTAAACCCCATTGTGAGCATGCTGTCACTGTATCTTCCGATGTTTCAGGGATTATTATGAAGGTCACCACCAACCAACCAGCTGTGGTTATTTATACCCCTGCCACGTTTCCTGCCATTTGTTTTGAGACCCAAAATTATCCTGATGCACCAAACCAATCCAATTTTCCTTCTTCAATCCTAGAGCCTGGAGAATTATATAAGAATGAATCAACTTTTGATTTTGGCACCTTATAA
- a CDS encoding organic hydroperoxide resistance protein has protein sequence MKTIFESSATNEGGRNGHVTSEDGLIDFDVRMPGGKTKTEGKYSNPEQLFAAAYSTCFASALQAVAKEHEVKDLGDFNVTATIALQEDEDGFLLEATLDCYLPTVDQEKGEELVNAAHEICPYSKATRDNITVHLNLLMDE, from the coding sequence ATGAAAACTATTTTTGAGAGCAGTGCAACCAATGAAGGTGGTAGAAACGGTCATGTGACCAGTGAGGATGGATTGATAGATTTTGACGTAAGAATGCCTGGAGGCAAAACAAAAACTGAAGGAAAATACAGCAATCCGGAACAGCTTTTTGCGGCAGCGTATTCTACCTGTTTTGCCAGTGCTTTACAAGCTGTTGCCAAAGAACATGAGGTAAAGGATTTAGGTGATTTTAATGTGACGGCCACTATAGCCCTACAAGAAGACGAAGATGGTTTTTTATTGGAGGCAACCTTGGATTGCTATTTGCCAACAGTGGACCAAGAAAAAGGGGAGGAACTGGTGAATGCAGCACACGAAATTTGTCCTTACAGCAAGGCCACAAGGGATAATATCACGGTACACTTGAATCTTTTAATGGACGAATAG
- a CDS encoding DUF2911 domain-containing protein, with protein sequence MKALKWILIVVIVLVALFYFVGQPFLKEQTKKNSPEKIATFKEDGMEMTVNYSSPFKKDRIIFGDLVPYNVVWRTGANEPTTFTTSTDIKIMDKNLPAGTYSLWTKPSKDQWEIIFNKEVPAWGVTILSGGKDTTRNPEEDIVKVVVPTANITEVLESFTIDFEGKDPVLLTMAWDKTKVSIPINK encoded by the coding sequence ATGAAAGCATTAAAATGGATTCTTATTGTCGTTATAGTACTAGTCGCATTATTTTACTTTGTTGGTCAGCCTTTTTTAAAAGAACAGACCAAAAAGAATAGTCCGGAAAAAATAGCCACCTTCAAGGAAGATGGAATGGAAATGACGGTCAATTATAGTAGCCCCTTTAAAAAGGACCGTATAATTTTTGGAGATTTGGTCCCTTATAATGTAGTATGGAGAACTGGTGCCAATGAACCTACAACCTTTACCACTTCCACCGATATTAAGATCATGGATAAAAACCTGCCCGCAGGGACCTATTCCCTTTGGACCAAACCAAGTAAGGATCAATGGGAAATAATTTTTAACAAAGAGGTACCCGCTTGGGGAGTAACTATTTTGAGTGGGGGAAAGGATACCACCAGAAATCCAGAGGAAGACATTGTAAAAGTGGTAGTTCCAACAGCAAATATAACAGAAGTTCTAGAAAGTTTTACAATTGATTTTGAAGGTAAAGACCCTGTATTGCTAACGATGGCATGGGATAAGACCAAAGTGAGTATTCCAATTAACAAGTAG
- the meaB gene encoding methylmalonyl Co-A mutase-associated GTPase MeaB, with protein sequence MSSEKNTSSDSISKIKSFRKNIPSARELTEGILHGNKTALGRAITLVESTNITHLNRANEIIENCLTHTKNSIRIGITGVPGVGKSTFIETFGLHLTALGKKVAVLAVDPTSSISKGSILGDKTRMEELVKDPNAFIRPSPSGSSLGGVARKTRESIILCEAAGYDVILIETVGVGQSETAVHGMVDFFLLLKLAGAGDELQGIKRGIMEMADAIVINKADGDNLKRAKIAKTEFTRALHLYPPKENGWIPKVLTCSALENRGIQKIWELVETYLGENKKRGGFQLKRREQNKYWLLQTVEDQLKQRFYQNKEVKVLLDRLLLEVMDSKISPFKAAEKLLALHQKELK encoded by the coding sequence TTGAGTTCAGAAAAAAACACAAGTTCAGATAGTATTTCTAAAATTAAATCTTTTAGAAAAAACATCCCGTCTGCCAGGGAGCTTACGGAAGGCATCTTACATGGAAACAAAACCGCTTTGGGAAGGGCTATTACATTAGTTGAAAGTACCAATATTACCCATTTAAATAGGGCAAATGAGATTATTGAAAACTGCCTTACGCACACCAAAAACAGTATAAGAATAGGAATTACTGGTGTTCCGGGGGTTGGAAAAAGTACCTTTATTGAAACTTTTGGCCTGCATTTGACGGCCTTGGGTAAAAAGGTCGCTGTTCTTGCGGTTGACCCTACCAGCTCAATTAGCAAAGGGAGTATTTTAGGTGACAAGACCCGTATGGAAGAACTGGTGAAAGATCCCAATGCCTTTATAAGACCTTCCCCTTCAGGGAGTTCTTTAGGAGGTGTGGCCCGCAAGACCAGAGAATCCATAATCCTTTGTGAAGCCGCCGGCTATGACGTTATTTTAATAGAAACCGTAGGTGTCGGGCAAAGTGAAACAGCAGTTCACGGCATGGTGGATTTCTTTTTACTCCTGAAATTGGCCGGTGCCGGTGATGAACTTCAAGGAATCAAAAGAGGCATCATGGAAATGGCAGATGCCATCGTCATCAATAAGGCCGATGGGGACAACCTGAAAAGGGCGAAAATTGCGAAGACCGAATTTACAAGAGCCCTCCACCTATACCCTCCTAAGGAGAATGGATGGATTCCCAAGGTACTTACCTGTTCAGCTCTAGAAAATAGGGGTATTCAAAAAATATGGGAACTTGTAGAAACCTATCTAGGGGAGAATAAGAAAAGAGGTGGATTTCAATTGAAAAGAAGGGAACAAAACAAATACTGGCTGTTACAAACGGTAGAAGACCAGCTAAAGCAGAGATTTTACCAAAACAAAGAGGTAAAAGTCCTTTTAGATCGTTTATTGCTTGAAGTAATGGACAGCAAAATTTCTCCATTTAAGGCCGCTGAAAAGCTCTTGGCCCTACATCAAAAAGAACTTAAATAA
- a CDS encoding glycosyltransferase family 2 protein, with product MNIITDSLLSIVVPLYNEEDNAALLTKKIHESLEGYNYQIIYIDDFSTDQTRKVVKDLKDEKVHLIELKKNYGQSLALAAGIDYAKGEYIITMDGDLQNDPSDIPQMLTYAVSGEYDVVTGIRQKRKDSLVKKIPSKIANFLVRRVTKLDIKDNGCALKVFTKDIAKDLNLYGEMHRFITLLAHLEGAQIKQVPVKHHARHAGVSKYGLERVFKVVADMMLLLFIRKYFQRPIHLFGIFGVLLIILGFFINIYLLIVKLMGEDIGTRPLLIFGMMFILAGIQLFTIGIVMELLIRTYYESQSKRPYRIKKVFVGDKAA from the coding sequence ATGAATATTATCACAGATTCTTTATTGTCCATCGTTGTTCCTTTATATAATGAGGAAGACAATGCTGCGCTACTTACAAAAAAAATCCACGAAAGCCTGGAAGGTTACAATTATCAAATTATCTACATAGATGATTTTTCTACCGACCAGACAAGAAAAGTGGTCAAGGACCTGAAAGACGAAAAGGTGCATCTTATTGAATTAAAGAAGAATTATGGTCAAAGCTTGGCTTTGGCTGCAGGTATAGATTATGCAAAAGGGGAATATATCATTACCATGGATGGAGATCTTCAGAACGATCCCAGTGATATCCCACAAATGCTGACCTATGCCGTTAGTGGGGAATATGATGTGGTAACAGGGATTCGCCAGAAAAGAAAAGATTCCTTGGTAAAAAAAATACCATCAAAAATTGCTAATTTTTTGGTGAGAAGGGTTACTAAATTGGACATTAAAGACAATGGCTGTGCTCTAAAGGTTTTCACAAAAGATATTGCAAAAGATTTGAACCTATATGGTGAAATGCATAGGTTTATCACCTTATTGGCACACTTGGAAGGGGCACAGATAAAACAAGTGCCCGTAAAACACCATGCAAGGCACGCAGGAGTTTCCAAATACGGTTTGGAACGTGTTTTTAAAGTGGTGGCAGACATGATGCTGCTCTTATTTATCCGAAAGTACTTCCAAAGACCCATTCATCTGTTTGGTATTTTTGGTGTCCTATTGATCATTCTAGGATTTTTCATCAACATTTACCTTTTGATCGTAAAATTGATGGGGGAAGATATTGGCACACGTCCTTTATTGATTTTTGGAATGATGTTCATCCTTGCTGGCATACAATTGTTTACCATTGGGATTGTCATGGAATTACTGATCCGTACGTATTACGAATCACAAAGCAAGAGACCTTACCGAATTAAAAAAGTATTCGTAGGTGATAAAGCAGCGTAA
- a CDS encoding lysylphosphatidylglycerol synthase transmembrane domain-containing protein — protein MIKQRKHLITALKISISAVLIYFIFSKINIEEVVQTIKRTQPFYLVLAIVAFVVSKVISSFRLNLYFHELRIYLTQKSNLKLYLLGMFYNLFLPGGIGGDAYKGYLIKKKFDIVTKKVVSVLVLDRLSGMLLLFIYACLLALFLNQADIPFLKVVAVGGLILSVVVFWFLNKRFFPYVLPVFWSSFGYSALVQLFQLISAFLILKALHLEYNTVAYLFIFLISSIVSVLPLTIGGIGSREVTFFYGAAWLALDLNASIGISMVFFLITALISLLGIAYHFKKPELDTFEV, from the coding sequence GTGATAAAGCAGCGTAAACACCTCATCACTGCATTAAAAATTAGTATTAGTGCGGTTTTGATCTACTTTATTTTTTCGAAAATTAATATCGAAGAGGTTGTGCAGACTATAAAACGTACCCAGCCTTTTTATTTGGTATTGGCAATTGTGGCTTTTGTGGTTTCCAAGGTGATTTCTTCCTTTAGACTAAATCTATATTTCCACGAACTAAGAATTTACCTCACTCAAAAGAGTAACCTTAAACTTTATCTGTTGGGAATGTTCTATAACCTATTTCTCCCGGGAGGTATTGGTGGAGATGCCTACAAAGGGTACTTGATCAAAAAAAAATTTGACATAGTAACCAAAAAGGTGGTCTCCGTATTGGTGCTTGATCGCTTGAGCGGGATGCTCCTTTTATTTATCTACGCCTGCCTCCTAGCCCTCTTTTTAAATCAGGCAGATATCCCTTTTCTTAAAGTAGTAGCTGTTGGCGGATTGATTCTTAGTGTTGTGGTCTTCTGGTTTTTAAACAAGAGGTTTTTCCCTTATGTCCTACCTGTTTTTTGGTCGTCCTTTGGTTATTCTGCATTGGTCCAATTGTTCCAATTGATCAGTGCGTTCTTGATATTAAAAGCACTTCATCTAGAATATAACACAGTGGCTTACCTTTTTATATTTCTTATATCATCTATCGTTTCGGTATTACCGCTAACCATTGGCGGAATTGGAAGTAGGGAAGTTACTTTCTTCTATGGTGCAGCATGGTTGGCATTGGACCTGAATGCATCCATTGGCATCAGTATGGTTTTCTTTTTGATTACGGCCTTGATATCACTTTTGGGTATAGCGTACCATTTTAAAAAACCGGAATTGGATACCTTCGAAGTTTAA
- a CDS encoding ArnT family glycosyltransferase, whose protein sequence is MISKTRYWFLLTFVILVYVAGMFVTLLENDSAQFAVMAMRMVQENDFLSLFKGPEEYLDKPHMHYWLAAISFKIFGINQWAYRIPAILSTLIGAYSCYGLGKLLYHKATGKLAALVFMTAQTIVLSTMDVRTDAVLTGFTIFAIWHLVAFIEHHKMQSIILGAFGAGIAFSTKGQIAILVIGFPILCHLAYTRKWLSLVNWRVLVALVIFAITITPMLYAYYHQFDLHPEKVIRGKDHRSGIFFIFWEQSFERLSGEGVGKNSSDFFFFFHTFLWVFLPWTVLGIAAYWTRLKKLYQLKFKYDPGTEFLTVGGITLIFIIISFAQFKLPHYLNITMPLFSILTASYLFKMYETGSYKTKKIFLGIQYFILAIVFIAVLLLCLFVFKLQTTISFVLLGISLAVIVYFCLKKEDYAIRVFTIGIYTSLLLNAILNLHFYPSLLKYQGGSNMAKIVEEKGIPVEDIYKVSPMYTWALDFYNKRPVAMTSLQDLQGKNDIWVYVTNDELLKLSEEGFIWDIRYVVDQFRITRLQAKFMDPSKRKNIVDKMYLIHIN, encoded by the coding sequence ATGATTTCTAAAACAAGGTATTGGTTTTTATTAACTTTTGTTATTTTGGTCTATGTGGCCGGAATGTTCGTTACCCTTCTCGAAAACGACTCCGCCCAATTTGCCGTCATGGCCATGCGCATGGTCCAAGAGAATGATTTCCTAAGTCTTTTTAAAGGTCCCGAAGAATATTTGGATAAGCCCCATATGCACTATTGGCTTGCGGCAATTTCTTTTAAAATATTTGGTATTAATCAATGGGCCTATCGCATTCCAGCTATTCTATCCACCTTAATAGGAGCTTATAGCTGCTATGGTTTGGGCAAATTGTTATACCATAAGGCTACAGGTAAATTAGCGGCTTTGGTCTTCATGACCGCACAGACCATTGTGTTATCTACCATGGATGTGCGAACCGATGCCGTACTTACAGGTTTTACCATTTTCGCTATTTGGCATTTGGTGGCTTTTATAGAGCATCACAAAATGCAGTCCATAATTTTAGGTGCTTTTGGGGCAGGGATAGCATTTTCCACCAAAGGGCAAATTGCTATTTTGGTTATTGGTTTTCCCATTTTATGCCATTTGGCCTACACTAGAAAATGGCTTTCCTTGGTCAATTGGCGCGTCTTGGTGGCCTTGGTGATATTTGCGATTACCATTACGCCTATGCTGTATGCCTACTACCACCAGTTTGACCTACATCCCGAAAAGGTTATTCGTGGTAAGGATCACCGAAGTGGAATTTTCTTTATTTTCTGGGAACAAAGTTTTGAACGCTTGAGCGGTGAGGGCGTGGGAAAGAACAGTAGTGATTTTTTCTTTTTCTTCCATACATTTCTATGGGTATTTTTACCATGGACAGTACTTGGGATTGCAGCCTATTGGACACGATTGAAAAAATTGTATCAATTAAAATTTAAGTATGATCCCGGTACAGAATTTTTAACGGTTGGGGGAATTACACTTATTTTTATTATCATAAGTTTTGCGCAGTTTAAACTACCCCATTACCTAAATATTACCATGCCCTTGTTCTCTATCTTGACGGCTTCTTATCTCTTCAAGATGTACGAGACCGGCAGTTATAAAACCAAAAAGATATTTTTGGGAATACAGTATTTTATTTTGGCTATTGTATTTATTGCGGTACTTCTTTTGTGCCTCTTTGTCTTTAAACTGCAAACAACAATTTCCTTTGTTTTATTGGGGATCTCATTGGCTGTGATCGTCTATTTTTGTCTGAAGAAGGAGGACTATGCCATTAGAGTGTTTACGATAGGGATATACACATCACTGTTGCTGAACGCCATACTAAACCTTCATTTTTATCCGTCCTTATTAAAATATCAGGGAGGATCCAATATGGCTAAAATCGTGGAAGAAAAAGGGATCCCAGTAGAAGACATTTACAAGGTTTCCCCCATGTATACCTGGGCATTGGACTTCTATAACAAGCGTCCGGTGGCCATGACTTCTTTGCAGGACCTTCAGGGGAAAAATGATATATGGGTATATGTTACCAACGATGAACTATTAAAACTCAGTGAAGAAGGTTTCATTTGGGATATAAGGTATGTAGTGGACCAATTTAGGATTACCAGGTTACAGGCCAAATTTATGGATCCTTCCAAGCGCAAAAATATTGTGGACAAAATGTACTTGATCCATATCAATTAA